One genomic segment of Diceros bicornis minor isolate mBicDic1 chromosome 13, mDicBic1.mat.cur, whole genome shotgun sequence includes these proteins:
- the TACSTD2 gene encoding tumor-associated calcium signal transducer 2 yields MARGPGLALPASPLPLLLLLLLAALTGPAAAQDNCTCPTNKMTVCARDGPGGRCRCRALGSGVEVDCSTLTSKCLLLKARASAPKGGRALVRPSEHAIVDNDGLYDPDCDPDGRFKARQCNQTAVCWCVNSVGVRRTDKGDQSLRCDELVRTYHILIDLRHRAAARAFNRSELDAELRRLFRERYRLHPRFVAAVHYEQPTIQIELQQNASQMAPGDVDIADAAYYFERDVKGESLFLGRRGLDVSVRGEPLLVERTLIYYLDEKPPQFSMKRLTAGLVAVIVVVVLSLVAGVAVLVISNRRKSGKYKKVEIKELGELRNEPSL; encoded by the coding sequence ATGGCGCGGGGCCCGGGCCTCGCGCTGCCAGCGTCCccgctgccgctgctgctgctgctgctcctggcgGCGCTGACCGGCCCCGCGGCCGCGCAGGACAACTGCACGTGCCCCACCAACAAGATgaccgtgtgcgcccgggacggCCCGGGCGGCCGCTGCCGCTGCCGCGCGCTCGGCTCGGGCGTCGAGGTGGACTGCTCCACGCTCACCTCCAAGTGCCTGCTGCTCAAGGCGCGCGCGAGCGCCCCCAAGGGCGGCCGCGCGCTGGTGCGGCCGAGCGAGCACGCGATCGTGGACAACGACGGCCTCTACGACCCCGACTGCGACCCGGACGGCCGCTTCAAGGCCCGCCAGTGCAACCAGACGGCGGTGTGCTGGTGCGTGAACTCGGTGGGCGTGCGCCGCACCGACAAGGGCGACCAGAGCCTGCGCTGCGACGAGCTGGTGCGCACCTACCACATCCTCATCGACCTGCGCCACCGCGCGGCCGCCCGCGCCTTCAACCGCTCGGAGCTGGACGCCGAGCTGCGCCGGCTCTTCCGCGAGCGCTACCGCCTGCACCCGCGCTTCGTGGCGGCCGTGCACTACGAGCAGCCCACCATCCAGATCGAGCTGCAGCAGAACGCGTCGCAGATGGCCCCCGGCGACGTGGACATCGCCGACGCCGCCTACTACTTCGAGAGGGATGTCAAGGGCGAGTCGCTGTTCCTGGGCCGCCGCGGCCTCGACGTGAGCGTGCGCGGCGAGCCCCTGCTGGTGGAGCGGACCCTCATCTACTATCTGGACGAGAAGCCCCCCCAGTTCTCCATGAAGCGCCTCACTGCCGGCCTCGTCGCCGTCATCGTGGTGGTCGTGCTGTCCCTCGTCGCCGGCGTGGCCGTCCTGGTGATCAGCAACCGGAGGAAGTCGGGAAAGTACAAGAAGGTGGAGATCAAGGAACTGGGGGAGTTGAGAAACGAACCGAGCTTGTAG